One genomic segment of Arthrobacter sp. Marseille-P9274 includes these proteins:
- the hisB gene encoding imidazoleglycerol-phosphate dehydratase HisB: MTADIATTARTARLERTTSESSVLVELNLDGTGQSDISTTVPFYDHMLTALSKHSLIDLTVKASGDTHIDAHHTVEDVAITLGEVLKNALGNKAGIRRFGEATVPLDEAIAHAVVDISGRPYLVHDGEPAGQEYHLIGGHFTGSLTRHVFEAITLHAQICLHMRVLGGRDPHHIVEAQFKAFARALRAAVEPDPRVEGIPSTKGAL, encoded by the coding sequence ATGACCGCGGATATCGCCACCACTGCACGCACAGCACGCCTCGAACGCACCACCAGCGAGTCGTCGGTGCTGGTTGAGCTGAACCTGGACGGCACCGGGCAGTCCGATATCAGCACCACCGTGCCGTTCTACGACCATATGCTCACGGCCCTCTCGAAGCACTCGCTGATCGACCTGACAGTGAAGGCCTCGGGGGACACGCACATCGACGCCCATCACACGGTCGAGGACGTCGCCATCACGCTTGGGGAAGTCCTGAAGAACGCGCTTGGCAATAAGGCCGGGATCCGCCGTTTCGGCGAAGCCACCGTCCCGCTGGACGAGGCTATCGCCCATGCCGTGGTCGACATCTCGGGCAGGCCTTACCTCGTCCACGACGGTGAACCGGCCGGCCAGGAATACCACCTGATCGGCGGCCACTTCACCGGTTCCCTGACCCGCCACGTCTTCGAGGCAATCACGCTGCACGCGCAGATCTGCCTGCACATGCGGGTGCTCGGCGGCCGGGACCCGCACCACATTGTGGAGGCCCAGTTCAAGGCCTTCGCCCGCGCCTTGCGCGCCGCCGTGGAGCCGGATCCGCGCGTCGAGGGCATTCCGTCGACCAAGGGAGCGCTCTGA
- a CDS encoding ATP-dependent DNA helicase yields the protein MGGQDRQGQHDMAGRVDGAFRRREHLLVQAGTGTGKSLAYLIPLIVHALESEKPAIVATATLALQSQIVKRDLPRLLEAIADELPRPIDAALLKGRNNYLCLHKVDGGFPADDAPEALFDLADETVPHPAPAPGPTTALGQEIKRLRAWAEETDTGDRDEIVPGVSDRAWRQVSVSAMECLGAQRCPVAAECFSERARMHAAEADVVITNHAMLAINAFEGLAVLPDYDFVVIDEAHELQDRVTGAVSGQLSAAMITAAASSARKHTAISVDALNAAAKSFEAAFDSVPSGLMAAGLRPEQELALTQLREAARTALSDSKPDGSGAADGGRQMARSRLAAILELCDRVVSTAHSREVLWITRPSSFTAGSGYGPPDETLPPMLNVAPLSVASRLREGLFEGHTVVLTSATLAIGNAFDAVAGSLGLLGEGAPKYSSADVGSPFDYPKQGVLYVASHLPKPGRGTSPEQLDELEALLRASNGGALGLFSSRRAAEDAAAEMRKRLPFTILCQGESSMAALVRQFSSEPNTCLFGTMTLWQGVDVPGEACRLVVIDRIPFPRPDDPLMTARTRAVSQAGGNGFMTISATHAAVRLAQGAGRLIRAAGDRGMVAVLDSRLANARYGGFLRAALPPFWSTKDRATALQILQRLAG from the coding sequence ATGGGCGGGCAGGACCGCCAGGGCCAGCACGATATGGCCGGCCGGGTCGATGGGGCCTTCCGGCGGCGTGAACATCTCCTGGTCCAGGCGGGCACGGGAACGGGCAAGTCCCTTGCCTACCTGATTCCACTGATCGTGCATGCGCTGGAGAGCGAGAAGCCGGCGATCGTCGCGACGGCTACCCTCGCCCTGCAGTCCCAGATCGTCAAACGGGACCTGCCGCGGCTGCTGGAAGCCATCGCCGATGAGCTTCCGCGACCGATCGATGCCGCGTTGCTCAAGGGCCGGAACAACTACCTGTGCCTGCACAAGGTCGACGGCGGTTTCCCGGCGGACGATGCTCCGGAGGCGCTCTTCGACCTCGCCGATGAGACCGTCCCGCATCCGGCGCCGGCCCCCGGGCCGACCACCGCTCTGGGACAGGAAATCAAGCGGCTGCGGGCCTGGGCCGAGGAGACCGACACGGGGGACCGGGACGAGATTGTCCCTGGGGTCAGCGACCGGGCCTGGCGGCAGGTCTCCGTGAGCGCCATGGAGTGCCTCGGGGCCCAGCGGTGTCCGGTCGCGGCGGAATGCTTCAGTGAGCGCGCACGCATGCACGCGGCAGAGGCCGACGTGGTGATCACCAACCACGCGATGCTGGCCATCAACGCGTTCGAGGGGCTGGCCGTCCTGCCGGACTACGACTTCGTTGTTATTGACGAGGCCCATGAGTTGCAGGATCGCGTGACGGGGGCGGTCTCCGGACAACTCTCGGCCGCCATGATCACCGCCGCCGCCTCCAGTGCCCGCAAGCACACGGCAATCAGCGTCGATGCGCTGAACGCTGCCGCCAAGAGCTTCGAAGCGGCATTCGATTCGGTTCCGTCCGGACTCATGGCGGCCGGATTGCGGCCCGAGCAGGAACTGGCGTTGACCCAGCTGCGGGAGGCGGCTCGAACGGCACTGTCCGACTCCAAGCCCGATGGCTCGGGCGCGGCGGACGGCGGCAGGCAGATGGCAAGGTCACGGCTGGCGGCCATCCTGGAGCTGTGCGACCGGGTAGTGTCCACCGCCCACAGCCGGGAGGTCCTATGGATAACCCGTCCCAGCAGCTTCACAGCGGGCAGCGGTTACGGACCTCCGGACGAGACCCTGCCGCCGATGCTGAACGTGGCGCCGCTGTCGGTGGCTTCCCGGCTTCGCGAGGGGCTTTTCGAGGGCCACACCGTCGTCCTCACGTCCGCGACCCTCGCCATCGGCAACGCCTTCGACGCCGTCGCCGGCTCGCTGGGCCTGCTGGGCGAAGGAGCGCCGAAGTACAGCAGCGCCGATGTCGGGAGCCCGTTCGACTACCCGAAGCAGGGCGTGCTCTATGTGGCCTCCCACCTGCCAAAGCCAGGCCGGGGGACAAGCCCCGAGCAGTTGGACGAGCTCGAAGCGTTGCTTCGCGCCTCCAATGGAGGTGCCCTCGGACTGTTCTCGTCGCGGCGGGCCGCCGAGGATGCCGCCGCGGAGATGCGCAAGCGGCTGCCCTTCACGATCCTTTGCCAGGGCGAGTCGTCGATGGCGGCGCTGGTCCGGCAATTCTCGAGCGAACCGAATACCTGCCTGTTCGGGACGATGACGCTGTGGCAGGGGGTCGACGTGCCGGGAGAGGCCTGCCGCCTGGTGGTCATCGACAGGATTCCCTTCCCCCGGCCGGACGATCCGCTCATGACCGCCCGCACGCGGGCAGTGTCGCAGGCGGGCGGGAACGGTTTCATGACCATTTCGGCCACGCACGCCGCGGTACGGCTTGCCCAAGGTGCCGGACGGCTTATCCGTGCCGCGGGGGACCGGGGCATGGTGGCCGTGCTCGATTCGAGACTGGCCAATGCCCGGTATGGGGGCTTCCTCAGGGCGGCGCTGCCGCCGTTCTGGTCGACGAAGGACCGGGCGACGGCGCTCCAGATCCTGCAGCGCCTGGCGGGCTGA
- a CDS encoding LysM peptidoglycan-binding domain-containing protein — protein sequence MSVQLAPHVAPQALPGSTPALRLTRRGRLVLIGLPLMLGVAVLLTLIGFFTAPALASSGPDLGPGRTVSVAVAPGQTLWDVAVLAAPDRHPHDVIAEIQQLNNLPNSVVRAGQRLFVPLGD from the coding sequence ATGTCTGTTCAGCTCGCCCCGCACGTCGCCCCGCAGGCTTTGCCCGGCTCGACGCCCGCGCTGCGGCTCACCCGCCGCGGCCGCCTGGTGCTCATCGGGTTGCCCCTGATGCTTGGCGTCGCAGTCCTGCTGACCCTGATCGGCTTCTTTACGGCGCCGGCCCTGGCCAGCTCGGGGCCTGACCTTGGCCCCGGCCGCACCGTGTCGGTCGCCGTCGCGCCCGGCCAGACGCTGTGGGATGTGGCCGTGCTGGCAGCGCCGGACCGCCACCCGCACGATGTCATTGCCGAGATCCAGCAGCTGAACAATCTGCCGAATTCCGTCGTTCGTGCCGGACAGCGGCTGTTCGTCCCGCTGGGGGACTAG
- the hisH gene encoding imidazole glycerol phosphate synthase subunit HisH, translating to MAPKVTVLDYGSGNIRSAVRALEHVGAEVTLSHDSRAVLEADGLVVPGVGAFATVMEGLKSVDAIRWIGRRVAGSRPVLGICVGLQVMFEAGVEHGVRTEGIGEWPGTVERLAAEVVPHMGWNTVRPPEGSQLFAGIEDERFYFVHSYGVQHWNFDVNQPAMTPPMVTWSDHGGPFIAAVENGPLSATQFHPEKSGDAGAAMLQNWLRTLG from the coding sequence ATGGCGCCCAAGGTGACCGTTCTGGACTACGGGTCGGGCAACATCCGGTCGGCAGTCCGGGCGCTGGAGCACGTCGGCGCCGAGGTGACGCTCAGCCACGATTCGCGGGCAGTCCTCGAGGCCGACGGCCTGGTTGTGCCCGGCGTCGGGGCCTTTGCGACCGTCATGGAAGGACTCAAGTCCGTCGACGCCATCCGCTGGATCGGCAGGCGCGTCGCAGGCAGCCGCCCGGTCCTGGGGATCTGCGTCGGACTGCAGGTGATGTTCGAGGCCGGCGTCGAGCACGGCGTGAGGACTGAAGGCATCGGTGAATGGCCGGGCACCGTCGAGCGCCTGGCCGCCGAGGTCGTCCCGCACATGGGGTGGAACACCGTTCGGCCCCCGGAAGGCAGCCAGTTGTTTGCCGGGATCGAAGACGAGCGGTTCTACTTCGTGCATTCCTACGGCGTCCAGCACTGGAACTTCGACGTGAACCAGCCGGCCATGACTCCTCCCATGGTCACGTGGTCCGATCACGGCGGTCCCTTCATTGCCGCCGTCGAGAACGGTCCGCTGAGCGCAACGCAGTTCCACCCCGAGAAGTCCGGGGACGCGGGCGCCGCCATGCTGCAAAACTGGCTTCGGACCCTGGGCTGA
- the priA gene encoding bifunctional 1-(5-phosphoribosyl)-5-((5-phosphoribosylamino)methylideneamino)imidazole-4-carboxamide isomerase/phosphoribosylanthranilate isomerase PriA, with the protein MTTQDAPILELLPAVDVADGQAVRLVQGEAGSETSYGDPLDAALAWQNDGAEWVHLVDLDAAFGRGSNIDLLQRVVRELNIKVELSGGIRDDASLDRALELGAARVNLGTAALENPEWTAKAIERYGDAIAVGLDVRGTTLAARGWTKEGGDLWDVLARLEDAGCARYVVTDVTKDGTLQGPNLDLLKEVASRTAKPVVASGGISSLDDLAALRTLVPHGVEGAIVGKALYAGKFTLPQALDTAGRR; encoded by the coding sequence ATGACGACGCAAGATGCCCCGATCCTCGAACTGCTGCCCGCCGTGGACGTCGCCGACGGCCAGGCGGTCCGGCTTGTGCAGGGCGAGGCCGGCAGCGAGACAAGCTACGGTGATCCGCTGGACGCGGCCCTGGCCTGGCAGAACGACGGCGCCGAGTGGGTCCATCTGGTGGACCTTGACGCGGCTTTCGGGCGGGGCTCCAATATCGACCTGCTGCAGCGCGTGGTGCGGGAACTGAACATCAAGGTTGAGCTGTCCGGCGGCATCCGTGACGATGCATCGCTGGACCGTGCGCTGGAACTGGGCGCTGCCCGCGTCAACCTCGGGACCGCGGCGCTGGAGAACCCTGAGTGGACGGCCAAGGCGATTGAACGCTACGGCGACGCTATCGCCGTCGGACTCGATGTCCGAGGCACCACCCTGGCGGCCCGCGGCTGGACCAAGGAGGGCGGCGACCTCTGGGACGTTTTGGCCCGTCTGGAAGACGCCGGCTGCGCGCGCTACGTCGTCACTGACGTGACCAAGGACGGCACGCTCCAGGGTCCCAACCTTGACCTGCTCAAGGAGGTCGCCTCCCGCACGGCCAAGCCGGTGGTTGCCTCCGGCGGCATCTCCAGCCTCGATGACCTCGCGGCCCTGCGCACCCTGGTGCCGCACGGCGTCGAGGGAGCGATTGTCGGTAAGGCGCTGTACGCCGGGAAGTTCACGCTGCCCCAGGCACTCGATACCGCCGGCCGCCGCTGA
- a CDS encoding SseB family protein has product MADKRELPGHIAAALAGAGGATDSAGRPWSGRDLSGPGNPLHNFNDDDGGADQGYLKAIAALADGTGGESQVLQALASARVFVPIVAQLGEEAAGANELAADKQADMALVTLQAPDGRRALPVFTSTSALEAWHADARPVAVYAARAALSAVAESAQLLVVDPGSEVTFVVRRPGVWALAQQHEWVPSYADPSLADVVADAVGREPDVLHTALAPGSGIASRTASGRVLAGGGPGPELRLVLAVKDGLSQAELQGLAERLQARLGASKDFAERVDSLEISFVRDAAGGHAKS; this is encoded by the coding sequence TTGGCAGACAAGAGGGAACTGCCGGGCCACATCGCGGCCGCACTGGCCGGTGCCGGCGGCGCGACGGACTCGGCGGGCAGGCCGTGGAGCGGCCGCGACCTGAGCGGGCCGGGCAACCCGCTGCACAATTTCAACGACGACGACGGCGGCGCCGACCAGGGCTACCTGAAGGCCATCGCGGCGCTGGCCGACGGCACCGGGGGAGAGTCCCAGGTGCTGCAGGCTCTGGCATCGGCCCGCGTCTTCGTTCCGATTGTGGCGCAGCTCGGTGAGGAAGCGGCCGGAGCCAACGAACTCGCCGCCGACAAGCAGGCGGACATGGCTCTGGTAACGCTGCAGGCGCCCGACGGGCGCCGGGCGCTGCCGGTGTTCACCTCCACATCCGCCCTGGAGGCCTGGCACGCCGATGCCAGGCCCGTGGCCGTCTATGCCGCCCGGGCGGCCTTGTCGGCCGTGGCGGAAAGCGCCCAACTGCTGGTCGTGGACCCCGGCTCCGAGGTGACCTTCGTTGTGCGCCGCCCGGGCGTCTGGGCGCTGGCCCAGCAGCACGAGTGGGTGCCCTCCTATGCCGATCCTTCGCTGGCGGACGTCGTCGCCGATGCGGTCGGGAGGGAACCGGACGTTCTGCACACCGCTCTGGCGCCCGGCAGCGGCATCGCCTCCAGGACGGCCTCGGGGCGCGTTCTTGCCGGCGGCGGGCCGGGACCGGAGCTGCGGTTGGTCCTGGCTGTCAAGGACGGTCTAAGCCAGGCGGAGCTGCAGGGACTGGCCGAGCGGCTGCAAGCCCGGTTGGGTGCGTCCAAGGACTTCGCCGAACGGGTGGATTCGCTGGAGATCAGTTTTGTCCGGGACGCGGCCGGCGGGCACGCAAAGAGCTAG
- the lexA gene encoding transcriptional repressor LexA produces MSRKIAATSGADGTGTARKRAAASPKSLTPRQKKILESIQRSISAKGYPPSMREIGDTVGLASLSSVTHQLSQLEKLGYIRRDPKRPRAMEVLTPLTLEKGAVEIEGMAEPEKLRSIGGLSVSELATASDTAIVPLVGRIAAGGPILADQVVEDVMPLPRQLVGHGELFMLKVSGDSMIDAAICDGDWVVVRRQPSAVNGEIVAALLDDEATVKTFRQRDGHTWLLPQNTQYEPILGDGATIMGKVVSVMRAL; encoded by the coding sequence ATGTCGAGGAAGATTGCAGCTACTTCAGGTGCCGACGGCACGGGAACCGCACGCAAGCGCGCGGCCGCGTCCCCCAAGAGCCTGACGCCCCGCCAGAAGAAGATCCTCGAAAGCATCCAGCGTTCCATCAGCGCCAAGGGCTACCCGCCGTCGATGCGCGAGATCGGTGACACCGTCGGGCTCGCCAGCCTCTCCAGCGTCACGCATCAGCTCTCGCAGCTGGAGAAGCTCGGCTATATCCGCCGCGATCCCAAGCGGCCGAGGGCCATGGAGGTCCTGACGCCGCTGACGCTCGAGAAAGGGGCGGTGGAGATCGAAGGCATGGCCGAGCCGGAGAAACTCCGCAGCATCGGCGGCCTGTCGGTATCGGAACTGGCCACGGCTTCCGATACGGCGATCGTTCCGCTGGTCGGCAGGATCGCCGCGGGCGGGCCCATCCTGGCGGACCAAGTGGTCGAGGACGTCATGCCCCTCCCCCGGCAGCTCGTCGGGCACGGCGAGCTCTTCATGCTCAAGGTCTCCGGCGATTCCATGATCGATGCCGCCATCTGCGACGGAGACTGGGTCGTCGTCCGCCGGCAGCCGAGCGCCGTCAACGGCGAAATCGTCGCCGCGCTGCTGGACGACGAGGCTACCGTCAAGACTTTCCGGCAGCGGGATGGCCACACCTGGCTGCTGCCGCAGAACACCCAGTATGAACCGATCCTCGGCGACGGCGCGACGATCATGGGCAAGGTCGTTTCGGTGATGCGCGCCCTGTAG
- a CDS encoding histidinol-phosphate transaminase produces the protein MNDQLDLLNRLPLRNNLRGLTPYGAPQLDVPVLLNVNENTHGLPQEVADAIAARVQSAVGGLNRYPDREFTELREALANYLGHGLSAGNMWAANGSNEVLQQILQAFGGPGRRLLSFPPTYSMYPLLASGTDTEYVTVRRDADFGLTADQAAKAVRDTAANIVVLCSPNNPTGTALGLDVVEAVYEAGEASQAIVIVDEAYAEFAHVGTDSALTLLPGRERLIVSRTMSKAFALAGARVGYLAAAPQIADALRLVRLPYHLSAVTQATALAALDHAGALLANVEEIKSQRDRIVSELTSLGLQPAPSDSNFVFFGGLKDPHRVWQGLLDAGVLIRDVGIAGHLRVTAGTEAETTAFLDRLRELL, from the coding sequence GTGAACGACCAGCTGGATCTACTCAACCGACTGCCCCTGCGCAACAACCTGCGCGGGCTGACACCGTACGGAGCTCCGCAACTCGACGTACCCGTGCTTCTCAACGTCAACGAAAATACGCACGGGCTGCCTCAGGAGGTTGCCGACGCGATTGCGGCGCGCGTCCAGTCGGCGGTGGGGGGCCTGAACCGCTACCCGGACCGCGAATTCACGGAGCTGCGGGAGGCGCTGGCCAACTACCTCGGTCACGGGCTCTCCGCCGGGAACATGTGGGCAGCGAACGGGTCCAACGAGGTACTGCAGCAGATACTGCAGGCCTTCGGCGGCCCGGGGCGCCGGCTGCTGAGTTTTCCGCCCACCTACTCGATGTATCCCCTCCTTGCCAGCGGCACGGACACGGAGTACGTGACCGTCCGCCGCGACGCGGACTTCGGCCTGACCGCCGACCAAGCTGCCAAGGCGGTCCGTGATACCGCAGCCAACATTGTCGTCCTGTGTTCACCGAACAATCCGACCGGGACCGCGCTCGGGCTCGATGTCGTCGAAGCTGTCTACGAAGCCGGCGAAGCGAGCCAGGCGATCGTCATCGTCGATGAAGCGTATGCAGAATTTGCCCATGTCGGGACGGACAGTGCCCTGACGCTCCTGCCGGGCAGGGAGCGGCTGATCGTTTCGCGGACCATGAGCAAGGCCTTCGCCCTCGCCGGCGCCCGCGTCGGCTATCTTGCCGCAGCTCCCCAGATTGCGGACGCCCTCCGGCTGGTCCGGCTCCCTTACCACCTCTCGGCCGTCACGCAGGCGACCGCGTTGGCGGCGCTCGATCATGCCGGCGCGCTGCTCGCCAATGTCGAAGAGATCAAGAGCCAGCGGGACCGGATCGTTAGCGAGTTGACGTCGCTGGGGCTGCAGCCCGCGCCGTCGGACTCGAACTTCGTCTTCTTCGGCGGGTTGAAGGACCCGCACAGGGTCTGGCAGGGGCTGCTGGATGCCGGCGTGCTGATCCGCGACGTCGGGATCGCCGGGCACCTGCGCGTCACCGCCGGCACCGAGGCCGAGACCACCGCATTCCTCGACCGGCTGCGGGAACTGCTCTGA
- a CDS encoding class I SAM-dependent methyltransferase yields the protein MATDHYFSAEPGKPEIRKPLTVELDGQVRHLTTSNGIFSPEGIDKGTAVLLAEVPAPPSAGNLLDIGCGWGPIALTLGLKSPAAAVTAVDVNTRCIALTNDNAQTLGLHNVQACLPDEVDPELRFDAIWSNPPIRIGKSELHDLLMLWLPRLAPGGNAWLVVQKNLGSDSLQRWLAAELPAEFRVSRESTAKAFRILRIRRAAATR from the coding sequence ATGGCCACCGATCATTACTTCAGCGCCGAGCCGGGCAAGCCGGAAATACGTAAGCCGCTGACCGTCGAACTCGACGGTCAGGTCCGGCACTTGACGACGTCGAACGGCATCTTCAGTCCCGAGGGAATCGACAAGGGCACGGCCGTGCTGCTGGCCGAGGTTCCCGCCCCTCCGTCGGCCGGCAATTTGCTCGATATCGGCTGCGGCTGGGGTCCGATCGCGCTGACGCTGGGTCTGAAGTCACCTGCTGCGGCGGTGACGGCGGTCGATGTCAATACCCGCTGCATTGCATTGACCAACGACAATGCGCAGACACTGGGGCTGCACAATGTGCAGGCCTGCCTGCCGGACGAGGTGGACCCCGAACTGCGCTTCGACGCCATCTGGTCCAATCCGCCAATCCGAATCGGCAAGAGCGAACTTCACGACCTGCTGATGCTCTGGCTTCCGCGCTTGGCGCCCGGCGGCAACGCCTGGCTGGTCGTGCAGAAGAACCTCGGTTCGGACTCCCTGCAGCGCTGGCTTGCGGCCGAGCTGCCGGCGGAGTTCCGGGTCAGCCGCGAAAGCACCGCCAAGGCCTTCCGGATCCTGCGGATCCGCCGCGCGGCTGCTACGCGATAA
- the hflX gene encoding GTPase HflX, producing the protein MTNSSAGQPAEEPELTPEEIQAVIDRILAKDSAARTKTGSGFRGKAQAISALDEEHSEFDGEQQDLQERRALRRVAGLSTELEDVTEVEYRQLRLERVVLAGLWTEGTAADADNSLRELAALAETAGSEVLDGVVQRRLKPDPGTFLGSGKAQELRDIVMSTGADTVIVDGELSPSQRRGLEDIVKVKVIDRTALILDIFAQHAKSREGKAQVELAQLEYLLPRLRGWGESMSRQAGGRVGAAGGGIGSRGPGETKIELDRRRIRTRMAKLRREIAGMKPARETKRANRKRNAVPSVAIVGYTNAGKSSLLNRLTNAGVLVENALFATLDPTVRKAETSDGLGYTLADTVGFVRSLPTQLVEAFRSTLEEAADADLILHVVDASHPDPEGQIAAVREVLTEVDARKIPEIIVLNKADAADPFVIERLRQREPRHVVVSARTGQGIPELLQAISDGIPRPAVKLDLLIPYDRGDVVSRLHSPDAEILSMDHGEEGTELEVMVREGLAAELEAFIRRG; encoded by the coding sequence ATGACCAACAGCAGCGCCGGCCAGCCGGCAGAGGAACCGGAACTGACCCCGGAGGAGATCCAGGCCGTCATCGACCGGATTCTGGCCAAGGATTCCGCAGCCCGCACCAAGACCGGCAGCGGTTTCCGGGGCAAGGCACAGGCCATCTCCGCGCTGGACGAAGAGCATTCGGAGTTCGACGGCGAGCAGCAGGACCTTCAGGAGCGGCGCGCCTTGCGGCGCGTGGCCGGGCTGTCGACGGAACTGGAAGACGTCACCGAGGTCGAGTACCGCCAGCTCCGACTGGAGCGGGTCGTGCTGGCCGGCTTGTGGACCGAGGGGACGGCGGCAGACGCGGACAATTCCCTGCGTGAACTGGCCGCACTGGCCGAGACCGCGGGGTCGGAAGTCCTCGACGGCGTCGTCCAGCGCCGCCTCAAGCCGGACCCCGGAACGTTCCTGGGATCGGGCAAGGCGCAGGAACTGCGGGACATCGTCATGTCCACCGGCGCTGACACGGTGATTGTCGACGGCGAGCTGTCGCCCTCGCAGCGGCGTGGTCTTGAAGACATCGTCAAGGTCAAGGTCATTGACCGCACCGCCCTGATCCTCGATATCTTCGCGCAGCACGCCAAGAGCCGCGAGGGCAAGGCACAGGTCGAACTCGCCCAGCTGGAATACCTGCTGCCGCGCCTGCGTGGCTGGGGCGAAAGCATGTCCCGCCAGGCCGGCGGCCGCGTCGGCGCGGCCGGCGGCGGAATCGGTTCCCGTGGCCCCGGCGAAACCAAGATCGAGCTGGACCGGCGGCGCATCCGCACGCGCATGGCCAAACTGCGGCGCGAGATCGCCGGAATGAAGCCGGCGCGGGAGACCAAACGGGCCAACCGCAAGCGCAACGCCGTGCCATCGGTCGCGATCGTCGGCTACACCAACGCCGGCAAGTCCTCGCTGCTCAACCGGCTGACCAACGCCGGCGTCCTCGTGGAGAACGCGCTGTTCGCGACCCTCGACCCGACGGTCCGCAAGGCCGAAACCTCGGACGGGCTCGGCTACACGCTGGCGGACACCGTCGGTTTCGTCCGCTCGCTGCCCACGCAACTGGTGGAAGCGTTCCGGTCGACTCTTGAGGAAGCCGCCGACGCGGATTTGATCCTCCACGTGGTGGACGCATCCCATCCCGATCCGGAAGGCCAGATCGCAGCGGTCCGCGAGGTGCTGACGGAAGTGGATGCGCGCAAGATTCCCGAGATCATCGTGCTCAACAAGGCTGACGCAGCTGATCCGTTCGTCATCGAACGGCTTCGCCAGCGGGAACCGCGGCATGTCGTGGTGTCGGCCCGTACCGGGCAGGGCATCCCCGAACTGCTCCAGGCCATCAGCGACGGCATTCCCCGGCCCGCCGTCAAGCTCGACCTCCTGATTCCTTATGACAGGGGCGACGTCGTGAGCCGGCTGCACAGCCCGGACGCGGAGATCCTGTCGATGGACCATGGCGAAGAGGGCACCGAACTCGAAGTCATGGTCAGGGAGGGCCTGGCGGCCGAACTCGAGGCCTTCATCCGGCGTGGCTGA
- the dapF gene encoding diaminopimelate epimerase, which produces MTESSSAVLRSLTGLSFSKGHGTGNDFVLVADPNGDHQINSAAVSVLCDRHQGIGGDGLIRAVRSEHLPEGRELLASAPEAEWFMDYRNGDGSVSEMCGNGVRVFVHFLLDQGLADLAEGKSMSIGTRAGIKVITRSEDGYAVDMGPWEFIYPDQAAAKATDSVVNAAGLEVPRPALSISMGNPHTVVALAELAELAATGLYEAPEVEPKPVNGTNVEFVVPAEPLVHNGAGHITMRVHERGVGETQSCGTGACASAVAIRYWAGAGAPDDWRVNVPGGTVNVRFFVADDGREHVELSGPAALVARGVIA; this is translated from the coding sequence GTGACCGAATCTTCCTCTGCTGTCCTGCGTTCCCTGACCGGCCTGTCCTTTTCCAAGGGCCATGGCACCGGCAACGATTTCGTGCTGGTCGCCGACCCCAACGGCGACCACCAGATCAACTCGGCTGCCGTTTCCGTGCTGTGTGACCGCCATCAGGGCATCGGCGGCGACGGTCTTATCCGCGCAGTCCGTTCCGAGCATCTTCCGGAAGGACGGGAACTGCTCGCGTCGGCTCCGGAAGCCGAGTGGTTCATGGACTACCGCAACGGGGACGGGTCGGTCTCGGAAATGTGCGGCAACGGTGTACGCGTCTTCGTGCATTTCCTGCTTGACCAGGGCCTGGCCGACCTCGCGGAGGGCAAGTCCATGTCCATCGGTACGCGTGCGGGCATCAAGGTCATCACACGTTCGGAAGACGGCTATGCCGTGGACATGGGCCCGTGGGAGTTCATCTATCCGGACCAGGCCGCAGCAAAGGCCACGGACTCCGTCGTCAATGCGGCGGGCCTCGAGGTGCCCCGGCCCGCCCTGAGCATCAGCATGGGCAACCCGCACACCGTGGTCGCGCTTGCCGAGCTCGCCGAGCTGGCTGCGACCGGGCTGTATGAGGCACCGGAGGTCGAGCCGAAGCCGGTTAACGGAACCAATGTCGAATTCGTCGTGCCGGCTGAACCGCTGGTCCACAACGGTGCCGGCCACATCACCATGCGCGTGCACGAACGCGGCGTCGGGGAGACACAATCGTGCGGAACCGGCGCCTGCGCGTCCGCCGTCGCCATCCGCTACTGGGCAGGCGCCGGCGCGCCGGACGACTGGCGGGTCAACGTGCCCGGCGGCACCGTGAACGTGCGGTTCTTCGTCGCCGATGATGGGCGCGAACATGTCGAATTGAGCGGGCCCGCCGCCCTCGTGGCGCGCGGGGTTATCGCGTAG